The Sylvia atricapilla isolate bSylAtr1 chromosome 14, bSylAtr1.pri, whole genome shotgun sequence genome includes the window CAGGACGCTGGGGGCAGGTCGGAACAAGAGGGATCCAGTGTTTACAAACACTTCTCAGAAACCCAGCGGCCTCGTCCTTCGGCTGATCGTCTCCCGGCTCTCATTTTGCTGCTCCATGAGTTTTTTCCAGTCCTTCTTCCCTATTCCCACAGAGTGCTGGGCCGGGCTCATTAACACGCGCTGATTAAGACACAGACGATTACCACGTGTAACTCTCACGCGGTATGGAGGGAAATATCGCaatttattttccaggaaaGCTGCGCTTGCCCGAGGGAGGGAAGAACCGGTTGGGAAGGCTGGAGGGGGCTCGGTGGGCAGCAATCTGCAGCCTCACACTGACGCTCAGCTCGCTGGAGCCTCTTTGCCTGCAGACCCTCGGGCTGGGGGCTCCCAGCTCTTGCTCAGTGTCGGGGTGCAGCCTACCCTTGTCCCGGCTTGTCCTGAGCCCCGTGTCCTGCCTTGGGCTGCTCCCGACGGGCGAGCAGGATGGTGGGATGGGCTGCTGAGCTGCGTGGGCTGCGCTGTGCCCGCTGGGGCTGCCGTGTGGCACCAGGCAATACAGCCTCCACCGGTTCTGCGGctgccagcaggcagggagagccccACGTCATGCCACGGGCACACGGGATGCTCCGGCCAAACCTGCTCggggagggagctggagctggtcTCTGCCACTTGCCTCTGGCAGGCACAGAGGTGTCTGTTGCAGAAAAGTGCTGCTATCCCTCCACCTTTGACTCGCAGGGTCTTTAATGGTGGTGGCTGGAGAGGTTGGTGGGACTTGTAGGAAACGGGAGATGTCATGACTTTTAACTCAGACAGGATACATAAGTGATGCCCCTCATTCGGGTGACATCTCCTTACATGTGGATTTTCATTATCCCATAGGGCAGTGCTGCTTCCCTGGCTCATTCATACTCTGGATCAGGATTTGTACACCTTTGTAGCTCAGGATCAGGCCCCTGGGGTGGGTGTACCAGGCAGAGGATGAGCCCGGCTCACCTGGTCCCTGACTGTGATTCCTGCTCCTATGTGAAACCAggtggctggagctggtggaTGAGGGCTCACAACAGCAGGGCTGGTCCTGGATGAGGTGGGAGGCTGtgccaaccccacagcccctccaaGGGGATCCCCACACCCCTGCCCAGCATCTCCCCTGGACAGCACAGCCCACCACCTGGTCCCAACTTGCTCTGACATGTCCCCACACATCTTGCTTGGTGCCATTGGCATGAAGGATGCATCTTGGTCACATGTGAAGtgtgaggcagagctgaggcaagtttggaaattgGAGCCTGGTAATCCTCTTTGGGTGTAAAGTACATGCAGAGGCACATGGACAGAGGGTTTCTACAATGTCCTCAGCCTCAGAGAGCTAGGAGTTCAAGAACTGGCATTTGAAGGGACTCAAGgtaattttctgtctctttgtgTGCAGATGTTTGGCAGGGGTCAGAGGTGCAGCTCTGCATAAACCTCCTGCAAACACAAGGCAAGGCTTGCCCTGCCTCTAACTCCTCCTGTCCCTTGGTGCTGCAGGTTGGTGGCTTTGCCTGGGAGAACTGTGGGGACAAGAGGGACCCCGTGGTGCTGCAGAGCCTCTCTGTGGCACCCGACCCCATCAGCATCCCGGGGAGCCTGCGTGTCAGCGCGGCTGTCAAGAGTGGCAAGACCATGGCTTCCCCTCTGAAGGCAAGTGCCAGATGTGCCTCTGTGTGGTGAGGGAGGGCAGAGCTTCCCCAAAACGCTGGCAGCTGGGAAGTGCCTGTCACTAGGCACAGGAATGAGCAGCCCTTGGGGAGTGAGGTGCAGAGaggtgcagggctgagcacacTGGGCTCTGTAAGCCAGAACAGAGCAGTGGGCATGGGGAgacctgtgctgggagcagacagTTCAGGGAGAAGCTCCCAACCTTGTCCCTAGGACAGAAACCACCTGAGTTGTCTCATGTCCTGGGGGTGTAATGGCTCCAGGAGGGAAGTGAAGCCCAAGTGCTGTGGGTCCTTCTGGAGGTCACTGCAGCACTTGTTTTTCAGAAGCCAACCTGGCTGCTCCCTCCAAGGACATGCCACGGCACTGCTCTAGGAGCCTTGGGCCATGCTCTGGCCAGGTTCAGCTGCCCTGAACCACTTCTTGGGGAAGTGTTTTGGAATGAGACAGAACATGCCTCTTGTCCAGCATTCATGGGATGCCCTGAGCAATGCTATGGTATCTGTTTGGGCCTAGGACTGTGGGGCAAGTGCTAGGGGAGTGtggagccagagctgcaggatgggagCACCCTGTGTTGGgacaggcagaggagaggggaaggaggtgggGATGTGAGATGTTGGTTGTGTTAACTTGAGGGGTCAAAGTGAGGTTGGAGGAACAGAAGCTGCAGGTGGGAGGAACTGAAAGCAggggggagaggcaggagggcGTTCAGGGCCCACATGGACGTCCCAAAAATTGCATGATCAGGAGCTGAGGGAGTTGGCTGgtgagaagctgtgggtgcccctgcTGGTCGTGCTGGTACTGAACACCTTCCctccaggcagtgctggtggtAGAGAAGGCACTGGGAGACCTCTGGATCCAGCTGCCCTGCATTGACCAGCTGGGCAGCTGCACCTACGACGATGTCTGCAGCATTCTTGATGAACTCATCCCACCCGGCACGCCGTGCCCGGAGCCCCTGCTGACCTACGGCATCCCCTGCCACTGCCCCTTCAAAGCGGTACGGCCCAGCCCCCGGGTGACACTGGCAGTGCCAGCGGGTACCACTGTGCCCTTTGGCGCTGGGCTGGGCTCTTGCTTAACCTCTTGCCCATCTGTCTCCTCTCTCCGCAGGGCTCCTACTCTCTGCCAGCCAGTGATTTTGATGTGCCCGATGTGGAACTCCCTTCGTGGATGACCAACGGCAACTACCGTGTGCGGGTGGTGGTCAGCAATGGCGGGGAGGAGCTCAGCTGTGTCAAACTGGCTTTCTCCCTGCACTCCCGCTGAGGGGTGTTGTCCACCTGTCTCCACCGGCTTGgtcccctgtcccatcccatccagTTGCACCCCATCCTgtcccaccccatccctgtgggcccatccctcctgctgtcaggaggaggcagcccctgtcccctttcctcctcctctgctacACCCAGAGAGGCCCCTTTGGCTGTtctgctgtccccaaacccatCACCAGGGTGTCTCCTGCCTGGACAGGGTGGCCTTGGAGCCTAAGCCCAGGATGACCTGGGCTcgttttttttttatccagtttcttctttttttcttaattctacCAGGGCAGTTTTAGACAAAAACATTCCagaaaaaagcagtatttcttgGAGCAGTCCGTGGGGATGAGGGAGTGTTTGGgagtgctggggcaggctggaggGATGCAGCACTAGTTGCAGAGGATGTCCTTGCTTCTCACCATCTCTGGcctgagcacagggctgttTTGCAGAATTGTCCCcaaaggggctgcaggagacTGTCCCCACACTGCAGCTTTGaatctgctgttgctgttgcaTCCCTATCCTACACGGGGAGCCAGCGTGGTGGCATGAGGCACCTGTGAAGGCACCTCTCCGTGGCCCTCCTGTGGCAAATATCAGAAACACAAGAAGATGGAAACCACCCGAGCCCCACATGGACATTCCCATTTAGGGGGGACCAAGAGGCTGGTGACACTCCTAGCAGCAGAGGAGGTTGCTGGTTGATGGCTGTGCTCGCTCCAGAGGGGGACACAAGGCTGTGGTGAGCTGTtggggcacagcctggctgaggACCAGTCCTACTCATGTCATTTTTCCCCTGGGAGTGAGCTAAGGTAGGATGCTGCACTGGGACTATCCTTCCCCTGTCCTGGCAGAAGCACCTAAACACAGCAGCATCCTGAACATGGGATAACTGGAAGATGACCATGAAGACCAGCAGCCTGGATCCTATTTTGGGGGCatcctggctgtggctggggacTGTCATGTGGGCAGGCAgcatccttcctgctgcagctttagGCAGGGCATGAACCTGTCATCACTCCCCTGTGCCAGGTGCCTCCAGCCACCCACATCCCTCgctgtccctgcctgcttgTGTTATTTAGCCCCTCGATGGGGCTGGTCTTCTACAAGCACTTTATATGCCTTAACTGCTACAGGGGTTCCTCCACCACACAGATGTGCTCCCACTGCCTTTCTGTGCCCTCCACTCACTTTGTTTCACCCTGTGGCTTTGCCTGGAGAAGCACTAACCCTCTACCCCTGCTCCCCTTCAGTGCCAGGGCAGCAACCTCCTTTTGGGCAGGTTCTGCAGGTTCTTAATAAATCTTTTTACCAGAACATGGAGCCAGTGCCTCTTGTTGCTGGGAGTGACCCGGAGGTGACATTTGTTTTGCTGGGAATAGTGTGGATGTGGGTGTGAGCTGGGGGAGGTGGAGGTGGCGGGCAGTGGTGGAGGATGCTGTGGCCAGTGGAGCTGAGCAGCCCCGAGGCCAGTTCCTGTgtgaggggcagggcagggacctGCAAATGTGGCTTTCTgatgtggggacacagggacagagcccatGCTAGGGGGCTTTGGGGGCCATCCTGGTGACCTTCTATGACACTGACACCTGCATGACTCTGCAGGCCTTGTCCCAAGGATCAGCCCTGCTGCAAGggatcacagaaacacagaattaatCAGCTTGAAGAAGATCTCTGTGATCCTGACCTCACTCTgtgagtccaacctgtgactgaaCACCACCGTGTCCACCACACCATGGTGCTGAGTGTTTAATGtccttaaaaaaccccagggatggtgactccaccatcttcctgggcagcccattgTAATGTCTAATCATTCTCACTGTGAAGAAAgtcttcctaatgtccaatctAAACATTCCCTGGCGCAGCTTAACGCCATGTCCTGTCATGTCGCTggtgcctgggagcagagcccgactTGGCTTCACCCTTCTTTCAGGGAGTTGCAGAGAGTGATATAGCCACGGCCGAGCCTCCTCGAGGCCGAACACCCTCGGCTCCCCTCAGTACTGCCGTTCAGGCCGTGTCCCAGCTCGGTTCCCGGCGCTCGGTGCCCGCGGAGGCTCCGAGGCGCGGCCCTCCCGCCTTTCCCCACACGCGGCTGGGGGACCCGGCCTcccgccgccagggggcgccccCGCGCCGCTCCTCTCCGACCCCGcccctcccccggccccgcccctcccccggccccgcccctcccccggccccgcccctcgcccggccccgcccctcgcccggccccgcccctcgcccggccccgcccctcgcccGGCCCCACCCCTCacccggccccgcccctcacccggccccgccccgcccctcgcccggccccgcccctcgcccggccccgcccctcgcccggccccgcccctcgcccggccccgcccctcgcccggccccgcccctcgcgCTCGCGCTCCCGGCGCGCAGGCGCGGCGCTCAGCTGAGCCGCGGTCACGTGACGGCGCGGCCGAGCGAgcgggcccggcggggccgggcggtgcggggcggCGGAGAGGTGCGGGACCGGCTCCGGGACGGGGACCGCGGCGGGACAGGGACCGGGGGGCTGCGGCCGGGGACTGTCAGCCGCCTGTCAGCCGTTTGTCAGCCCGCGGCGTGCCCGGAGCCGTGGAGGGCGCGGTGGATGCGCGAGGTGCCGGCAGTGCCGCCGTCCCGCGTGGGTGCTCGGGGCAGTTTGGGCGCGCTGACATGGCTCGGAGCTCCAGGGCCGCGTTGGCAGCCCTTGTGCATGGGCGGGTACTCGGGGCTTGGGGGTCTTGGCAGCTGACATGGGTGCTGGGGGTCCCGGGGTGTGCTGGAGGCTGACATGGGTGTTCCGGCCGTGCTGGCCGTGCCTTGCATGAAGGCTGGCACCCCATGGAGCTCCTCTCGGAGTGTCCGGGCGTGCCGTGCGGTGTAGGGGGCACAGCCCCCGATGTCAGGTGCTGGGAAGGATGCGGGATGCTACATGCAACTGGGAGGGTGCAGGAAGCCGCACAgtgggcagcacagcctggctgcggtgggagctgtggggactGGTGGCGTTTGTGCCCAGCAGCCTCCCTGTGGGGAGAAGCTGGGCTGTGGGAACCAGGCCATGCTGTGAGACGTTGGAAAGGTGAATCTGGGgctctctggagctgtgggagcacagAGACAAGAGGACTGATGCTGTGACTGGAAGGTGCCAGGCTGGTATGCACATGGTGGCCTCcctccaggcagggcagggggatctggcagccctggctctcCCTTGTGTCGTGCTGAGGTGGATTATTACAAGTAGTGCTTTGGAAATGAAGAATTCAGCACGCGTagtgggaagcagcagtgagTTTTGCTCTGAAGCTCACTTTTCCAGAAGATTTCTGATTTGCACACAGCCCCAGTTCAGCTGGGGGGAGCTGTCAGGGTCAGCAGCAAGTCACATCTTGCTTTTGATTTCTGGCATGAAGCAGTCACTATAAGGCACAAATTGCTGTCGCTACCCACCCCCCCAGCTTTCCTAATGGGATGAAATTGCTTCTGTGTGTGGGTGGCAAAAGAGAGCATGAAAGTGGCTGAGGAGTTGGGTTTGAAGTGGAAACAGAATGTAGATGTTCCCATCTTTGCTGTTTCCAATAAAGAGGAAATGGCATAGTGgggtttgctttggttttgaaTGTTTGTCGTGTGGATGAGACAagttttgcagctttttcttgTTGCTTGCAGGAGAGCAGAGTGCTTGCTCCCTGCTGCTACGCAACCTTTAATCCAGACACAAGGCAGGCAAGTCATGATAAATGCATTTCCCTGGCTcttcaaagcagaaagcagatgGGCCTgcttgaaagggaaaaaaaaaacccacagggaGCGATCAGGCAGAGTGATGTCACCACTTTGTGTTCATCTTGGAGTCGTTGCTCTTGGGTGCTTCTGATGTTGTGTGAGCCATCTTTTGGAAGGGTACCCATGCCTGACCCACTCCTCCACCCCCTTGGCCTCCTTGTTCTCTACCAGCCCGTGGTGCTCGGCAGAGCCTCCCAGGTTTGGGCCTGTCACCGATGACAAATGGCTTCTAACGCTTTCCTTGTGTAAACTCCTGCTGCCGCTCTTCCTGGTCCCTGCCTCACCGGATCGCCCTGCCTGCGGCGGAGCCGGTTCAGGATTGCGTGTCCCAGCTGTGAGGGAGGAGGCTGGGCAGGAGTGATGCATGTGTTGCCTTTGGCTCTGGAGTGcctgccagccagccagccagcctcactgctgctccagagcctggtATTCCATGGGAcacactgctgcttcctgctgctgctgttgcctggtgctgcaggaaaagcagcaccgCTGTTGTGGCCTGGATAACTGCTCCAGAACAGCTGGGATCTGGAGCATCCAGACCTGAGGAAAAACCCTTGCTCCCTGCTACCTTTCTGATATCTAGGCTGGAGCCTCCCAGTGGATGCAGCTCTTGGCTTGTTATCTGTGTAGCAGCCAGGTTTGCAGAACCTGGGGAATGCCTAGGTGTTCTGGGGGTGAAGCAGCACCCGGGTGGCTTGGGCTGAGcattccctgcacagccagatGTGTTAGTACATGCTGAGTCTGCATCTGGCAGGCTCTTGTGTGACTCGGTGGGTGCATGAAGAGCTCTGGCAGGAAACGAGACTTTTTTTGCAGTAGcagcatttctctgctgcttcctcttgCTCCCAGTTCTTTACCAGTGCTGAGGAGTGGaatggggagcagcaggactgcTGGGGCAGGTGTGGTGCCTGGGGCATGacagcccagaggagctgtaGGGCAGGGGCTGGGTCACACCAGTCTGTGGCACAAGAACCTTACACATAATTTCCCTCCCTCTGGTGCTCCTTCTCAGTGGGTGTTTGGGATGCTGGGTGTGGCATGTGTGGGAATTGAAACAGCTGACTGTTTTCCAGATAAAGTCATAAGGTGTGTGTCCTTGGTGACATTTGTGCTGGTGCTCCTGGCTTGCTGGACACTGTTGGAGTTTCTGCTGGAGCAAGAGCTCCGGGCTGTGCAAATGCCTCATCCTGGGAAGCCCTTTTTTCCCATATGCACCTCCTTGGCCGTGAAACCTTTAGGGCAGGTGTTTTGCTGTCAGCACATGGTCTGTGCTCCTCTCTGATGGGAGTATAATACATTTTTGTAAAAGTTCtctttaataaggaaaaaaaaattaggggaattcaataaggaaaaaaaaaggg containing:
- the GM2A gene encoding ganglioside GM2 activator, producing the protein MLCAGLALALCALQLVPAALAGPQPPLLVERSGARRLSKVGGFAWENCGDKRDPVVLQSLSVAPDPISIPGSLRVSAAVKSGKTMASPLKAMLVVEKALGDLWIQLPCIDQLGSCTYDDVCSILDELIPPGTPCPEPLLTYGIPCHCPFKAGSYSLPASDFDVPDVELPSWMTNGNYRVRVVVSNGGEELSCVKLAFSLHSR